TCAAGTTGCCCCTGGTGGGCGACATCTTCTTCAAAAGTGCCATGGCCCGGTCCAACCGCACCCTTGCCTCCCTTGTGGACTCCGGCGTACCCATCCTCAAGTCCCTCGAGATGACCTCTGAAGTCACGGACAACGCCGTCATCGGCAGGGCCTATACCGCCCTCCGGGATGCCGCCCGCAAGGGCGCCTCCCTGGGCGACACGGCCAAGAACATCCCCGTCTTCCCGGTGATGATCGCCCACATGATGAAAGTGGGCGAAGAGACCGGCCAGCTCGAAACCATGCTGGACAAGGTCGCCGGGTGGTTCGAAATGGAGCTTGACGAGAAAATCAAGCGCCTCACCTCCATACTGGAGCCTGTACTGATCATCTTCGTCGGCGGCGTCGTCGCCATGGTGGCGCTGGCCATCTTCACCCCCATCGTCACCGCCATACAGACCATGATGTAGAGAAAAGGAGAACCGGACGAACGGAGAAAGGAGGAGGATCGGAAAAAGCTTGTCATCCTGAGCAACACTAAGGACCTTGCCTTAGGTTTGTCATCCTGAGGAGCGAAGCGACGAAGGATCTCGGTTTGTTGTCATCCCGAGCAACGCGAGGGATCTCGGTTTAAGCCTGTCATCCCGAACGAAGTGAGGGATCTCGCCTCAGGTCTGTCATCCCGAGCAACGCGATCGCGCAGCATCCCCGAAGGGGAGGGATCTAGGGTTAAGCCTGTCATCCCGAACGAAGTGAGGGATCTCGCCTTAGGTCTGTCATCCTGAGGAGCGAAGCGACGAAGTATCTCGGTTAAAGTCTGTCGTT
This genomic interval from Aminivibrio sp. contains the following:
- a CDS encoding type II secretion system F family protein, yielding KLPLVGDIFFKSAMARSNRTLASLVDSGVPILKSLEMTSEVTDNAVIGRAYTALRDAARKGASLGDTAKNIPVFPVMIAHMMKVGEETGQLETMLDKVAGWFEMELDEKIKRLTSILEPVLIIFVGGVVAMVALAIFTPIVTAIQTMM